The proteins below come from a single Aptenodytes patagonicus chromosome 20, bAptPat1.pri.cur, whole genome shotgun sequence genomic window:
- the LOC143169183 gene encoding uncharacterized protein LOC143169183, with the protein MGMPSSKGDLNLSTVVMHGTETYIENEWNWEKDEADNKIPRLRGTARKEIKIGCRMTNGSTHEEASQISVCNITSNPVVKDTKLCASERLDCWHNFTSVQPVFVVCLWAHHSMELSFRFKIGITEPSTTSTLIVKHKKTLSPQISKIGPYVIKNTGQQRVLLHLSWSLKRVELLMQINISTIKPTCSPFLSTTYAGWLAWLCGRTLTSPRRTRRDVTGIVGTGLGVLNSIDAEVLVNKLSTATSDLNKLKHPLQSSLLALGTNQWLLSDILPQWERINERDHQLIVDALGAAQNDVSLALSCIQAQLWMQSMVAAIIREGKEGTLPTEIQKVVWDNATKFEKEFQSWWYSVNFRYDPINNKATAFVLTIHNASAYTIYPTIALGLNHNGAILYSLEHREWAQRNGNKWQTVDVSTCVVWEQQGFICESNTIKAQDICLDTEQNVCHFEVHPDEAPVLVDIGKGCVCMRTLCEFIFVDEVTVGTNNRSHICVCNFTNIVGGNFNYSAPVMSYQLLQSNYTLSEDLLPTPIGMNLTLVTKLLQHDLCQLPEHIRNNGHKTQITVHHDTEEIRHVLERVKEDGEHHWWETLLGWSPTAKGVFNLMLHPVVILLTLICLLLITMLYIKVWYMIKQITQLQPPQTQINAQQTAVLHYLLSVDL; encoded by the coding sequence ATGGGAATGCCCTCTAGTAAGGgagatttaaatctttccacTGTGGTCATGCATGGAACTGAAACATACATAGAAAACGAATGGAACTGGGAAAAAGATGAAGCGGATAATAAAATTCCCCGACTTCGAGGAACAGCacgaaaagaaattaaaataggatgccgaATGACCAATGGATCTACCCATGAGGAggcatctcagatttctgtgtgCAACATTACATCAAACCCAGTAGTAAAAGATACGAAACTTTGCGCCTCTGAAAGATTGGACTGTTGGCACAATTTTACCTCAGTACaacctgtttttgtagtctgcctctggGCTCACCATAGCATGGAACTAtcatttagatttaaaatagGCATTACTGAGCCGAGTACAACATCCACCCTCATTGTAAAGCATAAGAAAACTCTATCCCCACAAATTTCCAAAATTGGACCgtatgtgatcaaaaatacaggccaacaacgaGTGTTACTTCATCTATCATGGTCTCTTAAACGAGTAGAACTACTGATGCAAATTAATATCTCTACAATCAAACCGACCtgttcaccattcctaagtacgacctatgcaggatggttagcatggttATGTGGGAGAACCCTCACCTCCCCAAGACgaacaaggagagatgtgacCGGTATCGTAGGGACAGgactgggagtcttaaatagtatagatgcCGAAGTACTCGTAAATAAACTGAGCACagcaacaagtgatttaaacaaattaaaacaccCACTGCAGTCTTCTCTATTAGCattgggaactaaccaatggcttttatctgatatattgcctcagtgggaaagaattaatgaaagggaccaccaattgattgtggatgcacttggtgcagcccaaaatGATGTTTCTCTAGCTCTTAGTTGTATCCAAGCTCaactgtggatgcaatctatggtagcagcaattataagagaaggtaaagagggcaccttacccactgaaattcaaaaggtagtttgggataatgcaactaaatttgagaaagaattccaatcctggtggtactcGGTTAATTTCAGGTATGaccccatcaacaataaggccacagcttttgtcttaacaattcacaatgcttcggcatacaccatatacccaaccattgcgttaggattaaatcacaatggagctatactctattcATTAGAACATAGAGAGTGGGCCCaacgaaatggaaacaaatggcaaactgttgatgttagcacatgcgttgtatgggaacaacaaggatttatttgtgagagtaacaccatcaaagcccaagacatttgtcttgacactgaacaaaatgtttgtcattttgaagtACACCCCGATGAAGCCCCTGTACTTGTagatattggaaaaggatgtgtttgtatgagaaccctttgtgaatTTATATTTGTAGATGAAGTTACTGTAGGTACAAACAATCGCTcacatatttgtgtttgtaactttactaacattgtGGGAGgcaactttaattattcagctcctgttatgTCTTATCAGTTGCtacaatctaattatacattgagtgaagatttattgcctacccccatcggaatgaatcttacattggtaacGAAACTACTACAACATGACCTGTGTCAACTGCCAGAACACATCCGAaacaatggacacaaaactcaaatcaccgttcatcatgatacagaagagatacgccatgtcttggaaagagtgaaggaggatggagaacaccattggtgggaaactcttcttggatggtcaccgacagcaaaGGGAGTGTTTAATCTTATGCTTCACCCAGTTGTGATTTTACTAACTTTAATATGTCTGTTGCTTATAACTATGCTGtatataaaggtttggtacatgataaaacaaataacccaacttcaaccaccccaaaCACAAATTAACGCACAGCAAACAGCAGTGCTTCACTATCTACTTTCCGTGGATCTGTAA